The DNA region TATATATACCATCGTTATCATTGGTATCTGTTATATAGTCACCAAAAGTTTTTACGTGATCAGAGGCATTCCCCATGACAATACCTAAACCAGCAAGTTTCAACATTTCAATGTCGTTCTCACCGTCACCAAAAGCAATAATATCTTCATGCTCAAAGCCATGATCTTTTGCAATCACTTCTAAGGTAGCTGCTTTCGAACCATCTTTCGATACGATATCCACACCATCTGACAACCAACGTGTGAAGCGTAACTCACTTAATAATCCATTGAATAATTTTTCTTGGTCACGAGTACAAAACATAATAGCTTGATAAATCGCTTCTTCCTTATCAATATCAAATTCATATGATGGATTCAAGTGTTCAAACCCCACCGCATTTTGACGTTTTTCTTGATCTTCAAAAGGTTTTTGCTGTTTCACACCACGCTCTGTTTGGTATAAAATATCCATTTTATTTTCATTCGCTACTTCAACAATTGTTTTTAGTTCATCTTTATCAATCGGGAAGCTATGTTTTAATTCATGATTTTCGTAACTATAGGCACCATTACATAACAAATAATTTTCAACGCCTAATTCCTTCAGTGTTTCTTTCGCTGTAAAGTAACTACGACCTGTAGCCACTGTCACAAAGTGACCAGCCTCTTCTAATTCGCGTAAAGCTTTCAACGTATTTGGTAACAACGTTCTTTTTTCTGTATACAACGTACCGTCAATATCAAATGCAATTAATTTTCTCTTCACGTTTCAATCTCCCTTGATTTAAAAATTAGTTTATAACCACTGCATGAACAATTGTAACATAAAAGGTGCGACAAATACTGTTACGACTCCAGTCACTCCAATTGCAAGGCCTGACATTGCTCCTTCGGCTGTGCCTAACTCCAACGCTTTCACCGTCCCAATAGCATGAGCAGAAGTTCCTAACGCGATTCCTTGAGCAACCGGCTCTTCCACTTTAACAAATTTCAATACGGCAGGGGCCATAATAGCTCCACCAATACCGGTGATAATAACTGCAATAATGGTAACTGTGCTAATTCCGCCTAGTTGCTTACTAACATCAATAGCTATTGCTGTTGTCACAGATTTGGGCAGTAGTGATGCAAGTAAAACTTCGTCGTATTTCAATAAAACAGCAAATAAACCCGTCGTTAATGTACTAACAATCGTGCCAGCAATAATTCCTGACATAATCGAACGCGCATGATGTTTCAATAAGTGAATCGAACGGTACAATGGAATCGCTAAAGCTACCGTTGCCGGAGCAATCAGCATATTCAAGATACTCCCACCAACATAATAATCATCGTAACTAATCCCTGTGATTTTCAAGGTGGCAATGACGATAATAATCGAAACAATTAAAGGATTGAATATCGCAATCTTTAATTTAGCTGCTAATTTTCGTGCGCATAAAAAGACAAAAATAGATAAAATCAATCCGAAGAGCGGATTACTCGTCAATTCGTGTAACATGACCTTCTGCCTCCTCACTTGTCAAATCAATACAATCTCCTTCGTATTTTCTTTTGACTGCTTGAACTACCATGCCAACGACGCCCATTGTTAATGCTGTTGTCACTAACATCACGATTAATAAAGAAAACCAGTGATCTTTAATAACAGGGAAATAAACCATAATTCCCACTCCAGCTGGTAAGAATAAAATACTTAGATTATCTAATAAGAACGTTCCTACAGTGTCCACATCATCTAATTTCACCACTTTAAAATACAAACCAGCAAATAGCAATAACATGCCAATAACACTTCCCGGAACAGGCAAGTGCCCTACCTTAGATATAATTTCACCTAAAAAAGTAAAACTAATAATTAATAAAAATTCTTTAAATAATTTCATGAAACTTCCCTCCCATAACACATATTAGTATACTCCTATTTCTCTGAAAGTTGTGATGGAAATTTCAATTCTCTATATTTTCTTATAATTACCTAATTAGTCTGAAAAAATAACAATCCATCAATTACTTGAGAAACTTTTTTTCATTTTATTTTATTTTTTAGATAAACTTGAAATTTTTTTTCGTTTATTGTAGAATGAAAACGGATACAAAGAGAAAGCGAAAGGAGGTTAGATATTTGTTAGGCTTTTCAATCTTTTTAAATAATGATTTAACTACTGAAACAAAAGATTATATTAAAAGTATGAAGGTAGCTGGATTCGAAGGCATTTTTACTTCAATGCACATTCCCGAGGACGACGCCACAAAATACAGCGACAGACTATTAGCTTTAGGCTCTATCGCCAAAGAACTAAACCTATCACTGATGGTGGATATTTCCACAAAAGGTCTTAGCGCATTAGGTCTAAACCTCAATGACAATCCTGAAGACATAAGAAACCTCGGTGTCACTGGACTACGAATGGACTATGGCATTCCGATGGAAACCATTGCAAATGTTTCTAAGGTTATGAATGTAGGATTAAATGCTAGTACTTTAACAGAACGGGAAGTTGAAGAATTGCAAGGCTTCAATGCTGATTTTTCAAATTTCGAGCTGTGGCATAATTATTACCCACGTGTTGAAACGGGATTAGAACGGTCAAACTTCATTAAAACAAATCAATGGCTACGATCGTTAGGTTTGAAAATTATGACATTTGTCCCTGGCGATGGTATTTTACGTGGTCCCTTATATAAACACTTACCTTGTTTAGAAGAGCACCGTTATATGCATCCCCTAGCTGCCGCAATTGATATGTTTGATAATTGTGAAGTCGATGCCGTTTATATCGGCGATCAAAGTATTAAAGCAAATACTATGGATCAATTTAAAGAGTATTTCCAAAATGATTTAATGGTCTTACCCATTAACGTAACGTCATATATTCATACGAACTTATTTATTGGTACCCATACAAACCGAGTGGATGATGCCCGTGATGCAGTTCGTAGTCAAGAAGCACGCTTTAAAGAATTCCCTACTATTCAACCCGATAATACTGTGACTCGCTCTAAGGGCTCAGTTACATTAGATAACGTTGAATACCAACGTTATATGGGTGAATTACAAATTACAAAAAGAGATTTAGAGCAAGACCCACGAGTGAATGTCGTGGCAACTATCCCTACACCAGATGTAGACTTAGTTTCCTTCATTAAACCTGGTCAACGTTTTAAATTAATAACCGAAGGAGATTAATTATTATGGACTTAACAAAACTAACAACGGAAACACGTAACCAAAGAACTTTAAACTTAGATCAAATGAGCATTAACGAGATTTTAACTATCATGAACGAAGAAGACCTTTCAGTTCCTTCTTCTATTAAAAAAGCCATTCCACAGATTGAAAAAGTTGTTGAACAAATTATCGCTGCTTTCAATAAAGGTGGTCGTTTAATTTACACAGGTGCCGGAACAAGCGGTCGTCTAGGTATTTTAGATGCCGCTGAGTGTGTTCCAACATTCGGAACTGAGCCCGAAATGGTACAAGGTTTAATCGCTGGCGGTATGTCAGCTATGACCGTTGCTGTTGAAGGTGCAGAAGATTCTGTTGAATTAGGCAAAACTGATTTAGTCGACATTAATTTATCAGATAAAGATATCGTTGTTGGAATCGCCGCAAGCGGACGTACGCCTTATGTTATCGGAGCTTTAGATTACGCAACTGAAGTCGGTGCTACAACAGCTACTATTTCTTGTAACGCAAACGCGGCAATCAGTGAACACGCAAGTTTCCCTATTGAAGTTGAAGTCGGACCTGAAATTTTAACTGGTTCAACACGTTTGAAATCAGGTACTGCTCAAAAGTTGGTATTAAATATGTTATCAACAGTTTCTATGATTGGTAT from Vagococcus coleopterorum includes:
- a CDS encoding HAD family hydrolase, with the protein product MKRKLIAFDIDGTLYTEKRTLLPNTLKALRELEEAGHFVTVATGRSYFTAKETLKELGVENYLLCNGAYSYENHELKHSFPIDKDELKTIVEVANENKMDILYQTERGVKQQKPFEDQEKRQNAVGFEHLNPSYEFDIDKEEAIYQAIMFCTRDQEKLFNGLLSELRFTRWLSDGVDIVSKDGSKAATLEVIAKDHGFEHEDIIAFGDGENDIEMLKLAGLGIVMGNASDHVKTFGDYITDTNDNDGIYKACQHFNLI
- a CDS encoding LrgB family protein, which encodes MLHELTSNPLFGLILSIFVFLCARKLAAKLKIAIFNPLIVSIIIVIATLKITGISYDDYYVGGSILNMLIAPATVALAIPLYRSIHLLKHHARSIMSGIIAGTIVSTLTTGLFAVLLKYDEVLLASLLPKSVTTAIAIDVSKQLGGISTVTIIAVIITGIGGAIMAPAVLKFVKVEEPVAQGIALGTSAHAIGTVKALELGTAEGAMSGLAIGVTGVVTVFVAPFMLQLFMQWL
- a CDS encoding CidA/LrgA family protein; this encodes MKLFKEFLLIISFTFLGEIISKVGHLPVPGSVIGMLLLFAGLYFKVVKLDDVDTVGTFLLDNLSILFLPAGVGIMVYFPVIKDHWFSLLIVMLVTTALTMGVVGMVVQAVKRKYEGDCIDLTSEEAEGHVTRIDE
- a CDS encoding DUF871 domain-containing protein, whose protein sequence is MLGFSIFLNNDLTTETKDYIKSMKVAGFEGIFTSMHIPEDDATKYSDRLLALGSIAKELNLSLMVDISTKGLSALGLNLNDNPEDIRNLGVTGLRMDYGIPMETIANVSKVMNVGLNASTLTEREVEELQGFNADFSNFELWHNYYPRVETGLERSNFIKTNQWLRSLGLKIMTFVPGDGILRGPLYKHLPCLEEHRYMHPLAAAIDMFDNCEVDAVYIGDQSIKANTMDQFKEYFQNDLMVLPINVTSYIHTNLFIGTHTNRVDDARDAVRSQEARFKEFPTIQPDNTVTRSKGSVTLDNVEYQRYMGELQITKRDLEQDPRVNVVATIPTPDVDLVSFIKPGQRFKLITEGD
- the murQ gene encoding N-acetylmuramic acid 6-phosphate etherase, whose translation is MDLTKLTTETRNQRTLNLDQMSINEILTIMNEEDLSVPSSIKKAIPQIEKVVEQIIAAFNKGGRLIYTGAGTSGRLGILDAAECVPTFGTEPEMVQGLIAGGMSAMTVAVEGAEDSVELGKTDLVDINLSDKDIVVGIAASGRTPYVIGALDYATEVGATTATISCNANAAISEHASFPIEVEVGPEILTGSTRLKSGTAQKLVLNMLSTVSMIGIGKVYKNLMVDVKPTNEKLVERAKRIIMEATECSYGVAEEHFNLAGEDVKLAIVMILTNSPKEEAQTQLVNASGFVRRTIK